The proteins below are encoded in one region of Qipengyuania sp. HL-TH1:
- the ccmC gene encoding heme ABC transporter permease CcmC encodes MHGFANPKRFLALANPLTPLLLVGGLVVSAAALYWGLFQVPPDRLMGETVRILFLHVPAAWLGMGGWTAIAVASLVFLVWRHPLAALAARAAALPGLVFTIICLATGSIWGRPTWGTWWVWDGRLTSMLVLAFLYLAYIALAQAAEREGVSPRIPAIFGLLGAINIPIINRSVVWWNSLHQPPSITLGKSAIDAEFLVPLLVAVAGFSLLFGGVVLARMRALLADVQAEARLRRRAMEAA; translated from the coding sequence ATGCATGGCTTCGCCAATCCCAAGCGCTTCCTCGCGCTCGCCAACCCGCTGACCCCGCTGCTGCTGGTCGGCGGCTTGGTGGTGAGCGCGGCCGCGCTCTATTGGGGCCTGTTCCAGGTGCCTCCCGACCGTCTGATGGGAGAGACGGTGCGCATCCTGTTCCTGCATGTCCCGGCTGCATGGCTGGGGATGGGCGGCTGGACCGCGATCGCCGTGGCAAGCCTCGTATTCCTCGTCTGGCGGCACCCGCTCGCCGCGCTGGCCGCACGCGCTGCGGCATTGCCCGGCCTCGTCTTCACGATCATCTGTCTCGCCACCGGATCCATCTGGGGACGCCCGACCTGGGGCACCTGGTGGGTGTGGGACGGGCGGCTGACCAGCATGCTGGTGCTCGCCTTCCTCTATCTCGCCTATATCGCGCTGGCGCAGGCCGCCGAACGCGAAGGTGTTTCGCCGCGCATTCCGGCCATTTTCGGCCTGCTCGGCGCGATCAACATCCCGATCATCAATCGCAGCGTGGTGTGGTGGAATTCGCTCCACCAGCCGCCCAGCATCACGCTGGGCAAGAGCGCGATCGACGCCGAATTCCTCGTGCCGCTGCTGGTTGCAGTGGCCGGCTTCTCTTTGCTGTTCGGCGGAGTCGTACTCGCACGCATGCGCGCGCTGCTCGCCGATGTGCAGGCCGAGGCGCGCCTGCGCCGCCGCGCGATGGAAGCCGCCTGA
- the ccmE gene encoding cytochrome c maturation protein CcmE, whose translation MNAPKPKHQRLVLVVLALVALVGAGLLAAYALRNQASYFYLPGQMLADPPEVGQAVRLGGMVEQGSLETAADGVTLTFAVTGNDGSRVPVRFSGIAPDLFVEGSGVVAEGRLGPGGIFIADNLLAKHDENYVPRELQDMDQHQAAQMAEETTVGLE comes from the coding sequence ATGAACGCGCCCAAACCCAAGCACCAGCGGCTCGTGCTGGTCGTCCTCGCGCTCGTGGCGCTGGTCGGGGCAGGCCTGCTCGCGGCCTATGCATTGCGCAACCAGGCGAGTTATTTCTATCTGCCCGGGCAGATGCTCGCCGACCCGCCCGAGGTCGGCCAGGCGGTGCGCTTGGGCGGTATGGTCGAGCAAGGATCGCTCGAAACCGCGGCCGACGGGGTCACGCTGACCTTCGCCGTCACGGGAAATGACGGATCGCGCGTGCCGGTACGCTTCAGCGGGATCGCGCCCGACCTGTTCGTCGAAGGTTCGGGTGTGGTCGCCGAAGGGCGGCTGGGGCCCGGCGGGATATTCATCGCCGACAATCTCCTCGCCAAGCATGACGAGAATTACGTGCCGCGCGAATTGCAGGACATGGACCAGCACCAGGCCGCGCAAATGGCCGAGGAAACGACGGTCGGGCTGGAATGA
- a CDS encoding heme lyase CcmF/NrfE family subunit — protein MIAELGLAALWLAAALAALQMAVGFMAVRNDGASELAGLIRPAAIVQGVLVAFSFAMLVWLFAVTDLSVKLVASNSHSMKPLVFKLSGTWGNHEGSMLLWVTVMGLAGALIALVERRLPERTMNATLAAQGVVSLGFYAFLLLSSNPFERLPTPAAEGMGLNPLLQDIGLAFHPPTLYLGYVGLSVAFSFAVGALLTRQVTPDFARAMRPWVLGAWVMLTVGITAGSYWAYYELGWGGWWFWDPVENASLMPWLAATALLHSASVLASRDALRTWTIMLGVVAFSMSMVGTFLVRSGILTSVHAFAVDPERGTFILVLLGIFIGGALLLFALRANTISEGERFALASREGALVFNNVMLSSILAIVLLGTLYPLLTEAFDVRVSVGPPYFNPVGAIFVIPMLAAMAVGPLLRWRQDRIDRIGREVALFAALVLAGLVLFGLLAEIALLPLLGLAFGLGLAVASLLPLRRRKLGRTPLATWGMVVAHFGIAVALIGMASESAFTKERLAAVAEGGNATVGPWTIALQGVEPVAGPNWTAIQGRLAASYDGGEPHILTPQSRNFWAPPQQTTESALVTRWNGQLYAVIGDRAPDGRWQVRLWWKPFVPLIWYGGLLVALGGVLALLGRLLSDLRHRRLAVRIAERRADREALA, from the coding sequence ATGATCGCCGAACTGGGTCTTGCCGCCCTGTGGCTCGCCGCTGCTTTGGCCGCGCTGCAGATGGCCGTCGGCTTCATGGCGGTGCGCAATGACGGGGCGAGCGAACTGGCCGGGCTGATTCGCCCCGCGGCGATCGTCCAGGGTGTGCTCGTCGCGTTCTCCTTCGCAATGCTGGTGTGGCTGTTTGCCGTCACCGATCTCTCGGTCAAGCTGGTGGCCTCCAATTCGCATTCGATGAAACCGCTGGTGTTCAAGCTGTCGGGCACATGGGGCAATCATGAAGGCTCGATGCTGCTGTGGGTGACCGTGATGGGTCTCGCCGGTGCCCTGATCGCGCTGGTCGAGCGGCGTCTGCCCGAGCGGACGATGAATGCCACGCTGGCCGCACAGGGCGTGGTCTCGCTGGGATTTTACGCCTTCCTGCTGCTCAGTTCGAATCCCTTCGAACGCCTGCCGACCCCCGCTGCGGAGGGGATGGGGCTCAATCCGCTGCTGCAGGACATCGGTCTCGCCTTCCATCCGCCCACGCTCTACCTCGGCTATGTCGGCCTGTCGGTTGCCTTCAGCTTCGCCGTGGGGGCGCTGCTGACGCGGCAGGTGACCCCCGATTTCGCGCGCGCAATGCGGCCGTGGGTGCTCGGCGCGTGGGTCATGCTGACGGTGGGCATCACCGCGGGCAGTTACTGGGCCTATTACGAACTTGGCTGGGGCGGCTGGTGGTTCTGGGACCCGGTCGAGAACGCCTCGCTGATGCCGTGGTTGGCAGCCACCGCCCTGTTGCACTCGGCCAGTGTTCTAGCCAGCCGCGACGCCTTGCGCACCTGGACGATCATGCTCGGCGTGGTCGCCTTCTCGATGAGCATGGTCGGCACGTTCCTCGTGCGCTCGGGCATCCTGACCAGCGTGCACGCCTTCGCCGTCGATCCCGAGCGGGGGACCTTCATCCTCGTGCTGCTCGGTATTTTCATCGGTGGGGCGCTGCTGCTGTTCGCGCTGCGCGCCAATACGATCAGCGAGGGCGAACGGTTCGCGCTCGCCAGCCGCGAAGGCGCGCTGGTCTTCAACAACGTCATGCTGAGCTCGATCCTGGCCATCGTGCTGCTGGGTACGCTCTACCCGCTGCTGACCGAGGCATTCGATGTGCGCGTGTCGGTCGGGCCGCCCTATTTCAATCCCGTCGGGGCGATCTTCGTCATCCCCATGCTCGCGGCCATGGCAGTCGGGCCGCTGCTGCGCTGGCGGCAGGACCGGATCGACCGGATCGGCCGCGAAGTGGCGCTGTTCGCCGCGCTGGTGCTCGCGGGGCTGGTCCTGTTCGGCCTGCTTGCGGAGATCGCGCTGCTGCCGCTGCTCGGGCTCGCCTTCGGGCTGGGACTGGCGGTCGCCAGCCTGCTGCCGCTGCGCCGCCGCAAGCTGGGCCGCACCCCGCTTGCGACATGGGGCATGGTAGTCGCCCATTTCGGTATCGCGGTGGCGCTGATCGGCATGGCGAGCGAAAGCGCCTTTACCAAGGAACGGCTCGCCGCCGTGGCGGAAGGCGGCAACGCCACCGTTGGCCCGTGGACGATCGCCTTGCAGGGCGTCGAGCCGGTCGCGGGTCCCAACTGGACCGCGATCCAGGGGCGGCTTGCGGCAAGCTATGATGGCGGCGAACCGCACATCCTGACCCCGCAATCGCGCAATTTCTGGGCCCCGCCGCAGCAGACCACCGAAAGCGCGCTGGTCACGCGGTGGAACGGCCAGCTTTATGCAGTGATCGGCGACCGCGCACCCGACGGGCGGTGGCAGGTCCGGCTGTGGTGGAAGCCCTTTGTCCCGCTGATCTGGTACGGCGGCCTGCTGGTGGCGCTGGGCGGCGTGCTGGCCTTGCTCGGCCGGCTGCTGAGCGATCTGAGGCATCGCCGCCTCGCAGTGCGCATTGCCGAGCGCCGCGCGGACCGGGAGGCGCTCGCATGA
- a CDS encoding redoxin family protein, with product MSWRLWVPLFLFALFIGLAAYQLTQPKDEFVASGMVGEELPYFDLPPAMDGVEGVSNATFADGRPRLLNIWASWCLPCIAEAPHLESLERQGAEIVGVAIRDRPEDIARFLAQHGNPYSRIGRDDLSEVQLAIGSSGVPETFVIDGEGVIRYQHIGDVRASDVPVLLEQLEQAR from the coding sequence ATGAGCTGGCGTCTGTGGGTCCCGCTATTCCTGTTCGCGCTGTTCATCGGCCTCGCGGCCTATCAGCTGACGCAGCCCAAGGACGAATTCGTCGCCAGCGGCATGGTCGGCGAAGAACTACCCTATTTCGATCTTCCGCCGGCGATGGACGGGGTCGAAGGGGTATCCAATGCAACCTTTGCCGATGGCCGGCCGCGCCTGCTCAATATCTGGGCAAGCTGGTGCCTGCCCTGCATCGCCGAAGCGCCGCATCTCGAAAGCCTCGAGCGGCAGGGCGCGGAGATCGTCGGCGTCGCGATCCGCGACCGGCCCGAAGACATTGCCCGGTTCCTCGCGCAGCATGGCAATCCCTACAGCCGCATCGGACGCGACGACCTGTCCGAAGTCCAATTGGCGATTGGCTCTTCCGGCGTGCCGGAAACCTTCGTGATCGATGGCGAGGGCGTGATCCGCTACCAGCATATCGGCGATGTCCGTGCGAGCGATGTCCCGGTGCTGCTGGAACAGCTGGAGCAGGCCCGATGA
- a CDS encoding cytochrome c-type biogenesis protein has product MIRAFLAALVLALALPATAQQSMPPAPYAYRQLDDPAQEQAAQELMETLRCLKCQSQSIADSDAPMAGDMRHQVRIRIAAGESPGDIRSWLMQRYGDYVSYKPAVSATTWPLFAIPLLLILGAGAVLLRRFRGRA; this is encoded by the coding sequence ATGATCCGCGCCTTTCTGGCCGCCCTCGTGCTCGCGCTCGCGCTGCCGGCTACCGCGCAGCAAAGCATGCCGCCCGCACCCTATGCCTATCGCCAGCTCGACGATCCAGCGCAGGAACAGGCCGCGCAGGAACTGATGGAGACGCTGCGCTGCCTCAAGTGCCAGTCGCAGTCGATTGCCGATAGCGACGCCCCCATGGCGGGCGACATGCGCCACCAGGTGCGGATCCGCATCGCGGCGGGTGAAAGCCCCGGCGACATTCGCAGCTGGCTGATGCAGCGCTATGGCGATTACGTCAGCTACAAACCCGCGGTGAGCGCCACGACCTGGCCGCTCTTCGCCATCCCGCTGCTGCTCATACTGGGTGCGGGCGCGGTGCTGCTGCGCCGGTTCCGGGGGCGTGCATGA
- a CDS encoding tetratricopeptide repeat protein — translation MSWLPIIVLAALVFGLAVVLLKLPRSLWMLFGSALLFGLAGYALQGHPGQAGAPATPVTDNAAQTGELMVEARREFYPAGRLPSRFVVTADAFTRRGQHDQAANFLRNAVAENPNDGEAWVALGNALVEHADGQLTAAALFAYSRGEQAAPNNPAPTYFLGLAFLRAGEPGRTLALWRELLEAAPENAEWRAPLAARLDRLETMLGVAQPSAAQQSEE, via the coding sequence ATGAGCTGGTTGCCGATCATTGTTCTCGCGGCGCTGGTCTTTGGCCTCGCGGTCGTCCTGCTCAAGCTGCCGCGCAGCCTGTGGATGCTGTTTGGCTCGGCGCTGCTGTTCGGGCTCGCGGGCTACGCCTTGCAGGGCCACCCGGGACAGGCCGGCGCGCCCGCAACTCCGGTGACCGACAATGCCGCGCAGACCGGCGAATTGATGGTCGAGGCGCGGCGCGAATTCTATCCGGCGGGTAGGCTGCCCTCGCGCTTCGTGGTCACTGCCGATGCCTTCACCCGGCGTGGCCAACACGACCAGGCGGCGAATTTCCTGCGCAATGCGGTGGCGGAGAACCCGAATGACGGCGAGGCCTGGGTGGCGCTGGGCAATGCGCTGGTGGAACATGCCGATGGCCAGCTGACTGCGGCGGCGCTGTTCGCCTATTCGCGCGGTGAGCAGGCTGCGCCGAATAATCCCGCGCCGACCTACTTCCTTGGGCTCGCATTCCTGCGGGCAGGGGAGCCGGGCCGCACGCTCGCGCTGTGGCGCGAACTGCTCGAAGCGGCACCCGAAAATGCCGAGTGGCGGGCACCGCTGGCCGCGCGACTCGACCGGCTGGAGACGATGTTGGGCGTTGCACAGCCATCCGCTGCCCAACAAAGCGAAGAGTAA
- a CDS encoding potassium transporter Kup yields the protein MNDTASAPLQQDGVPPVTEQGGHGHGGSRTALAVGAIGVVFGDIGTSPLYAFRETFAGAASIAIDRLHVLGVVSLIFWSMLVVVAIQYVTILMRADNKGQGGSLALVALLSRHIGKSSYGWLVVLLGVFATSLFYGDSMITPAISVLSAVEGLTVVDQRLNPLVIPIALVLLVCLFLLQSRGTAKVGALFAPVMIVYFVTIAGLGLNQIILNPDILWALNPYYAVMFFVTDGAVAFFALGAVVLAVTGSEALYSDMGHFGRGPMRLSWFGFVMPCLLLNYFGQGAMIAGLPPEQAAEVVRNPFFLLAGEEWRLPLVILATVATFIASQAVISGAFSITHQAMQLGFMPRLSIRHTSETAAGQIYIPVVNWSLMVAVILLVLTFQTSSNLAAAYGIAVTGAVTIDTLLMGVLFVGVWKWKWFIALPVVAFFLIVDGAYFAANLAKVPDGGWFPLVVGLVAFTLLTTWARGRKLMRDRMSETALPIEIFAKSAKNSATRVPGTAIFMASQTAGVPSALLHNIKHNKVLHERVVILTVLIADAPYVDTTERCEIHDLGDGFYRATLHYGFMQETNVPQGLKEMSRCGGEFDMMHTSFFLSRQTLLASDKPGMPIWREKIFAWMLRNAATAMDFFRLPTNRVVELGSQVEI from the coding sequence ATGAATGATACCGCTTCTGCGCCGCTCCAGCAGGATGGCGTGCCTCCCGTAACCGAGCAGGGTGGCCACGGCCACGGCGGCTCGCGCACTGCGCTGGCGGTGGGGGCGATCGGTGTCGTCTTCGGCGATATCGGGACCAGCCCGCTCTATGCCTTTCGCGAAACGTTCGCCGGGGCCGCGAGCATCGCCATCGACCGCCTGCATGTGCTCGGCGTGGTCAGCCTGATTTTCTGGTCGATGCTGGTCGTCGTGGCGATCCAGTATGTCACCATTCTGATGCGTGCGGACAATAAGGGGCAGGGCGGCAGCCTCGCGCTGGTCGCCTTGCTCAGCCGCCATATCGGCAAGTCGAGCTACGGCTGGCTGGTCGTGCTGCTGGGGGTCTTCGCGACCTCGCTGTTCTATGGCGACAGCATGATCACGCCGGCCATCTCGGTCCTGTCCGCGGTCGAGGGCCTGACGGTGGTCGACCAGCGGCTCAATCCGCTGGTGATCCCCATCGCGCTGGTGCTGCTGGTGTGCCTGTTCCTGCTGCAAAGCCGCGGTACGGCCAAGGTTGGCGCGCTCTTCGCACCGGTGATGATCGTGTATTTCGTGACCATCGCGGGGCTCGGCCTCAACCAGATCATCCTCAATCCCGACATCCTGTGGGCGCTCAATCCCTATTACGCGGTAATGTTCTTCGTCACCGACGGTGCGGTGGCCTTTTTCGCGCTGGGGGCCGTGGTGCTCGCGGTGACCGGTTCGGAAGCGCTCTATTCGGACATGGGCCATTTCGGGCGCGGGCCGATGCGGCTGAGCTGGTTCGGCTTCGTCATGCCGTGCCTGCTGCTCAACTATTTCGGGCAGGGCGCCATGATCGCTGGCCTGCCGCCCGAACAGGCCGCCGAAGTGGTGCGCAATCCCTTCTTCCTGCTGGCGGGCGAGGAATGGCGCCTGCCGCTGGTCATCCTCGCCACGGTTGCGACCTTTATTGCCAGCCAGGCGGTGATCTCGGGTGCGTTCAGCATTACCCACCAGGCGATGCAGCTGGGCTTCATGCCGCGCCTGTCGATCCGCCATACCAGCGAGACCGCGGCGGGACAGATCTACATTCCGGTGGTGAATTGGTCGCTGATGGTGGCGGTTATCCTGCTGGTGCTGACCTTCCAGACATCCTCCAATCTCGCGGCGGCTTACGGCATCGCGGTGACCGGGGCGGTGACGATCGACACGCTGCTGATGGGCGTGCTGTTCGTCGGTGTGTGGAAATGGAAATGGTTCATCGCGCTGCCGGTGGTGGCGTTCTTCTTGATCGTCGACGGGGCCTATTTCGCCGCCAACCTGGCCAAGGTGCCCGATGGCGGCTGGTTCCCGCTGGTGGTCGGCCTGGTCGCCTTTACGCTGCTCACCACCTGGGCGCGCGGGCGCAAGCTCATGCGCGACCGGATGAGCGAGACCGCATTGCCGATCGAGATCTTCGCCAAGAGCGCGAAGAATTCCGCGACACGTGTACCCGGCACGGCGATCTTCATGGCCAGCCAGACCGCGGGCGTGCCCAGCGCGCTGCTGCACAATATCAAGCACAACAAGGTGCTGCACGAACGTGTCGTGATCCTGACCGTGCTGATCGCGGATGCGCCCTATGTCGACACCACCGAGAGGTGCGAGATTCATGACCTTGGTGACGGCTTCTACCGCGCGACGCTGCATTACGGCTTCATGCAGGAAACCAATGTCCCGCAGGGGCTGAAGGAAATGTCGCGCTGCGGCGGCGAGTTCGACATGATGCACACCAGCTTCTTCCTCAGCCGCCAGACGCTGCTCGCCAGCGACAAGCCCGGCATGCCGATCTGGCGCGAGAAGATCTTCGCCTGGATGCTGCGCAACGCCGCGACCGCGATGGATTTCTTCCGCCTGCCGACCAACCGCGTGGTCGAGCTGGGGAGCCAGGTCGAGATTTAG
- a CDS encoding inner membrane-spanning protein YciB, which produces MSETDSNTAAKPKPKTGWLNILVDYGPLLVFLGVYKFYQPPETSTFGEIAAVIYGTIAFMIAAVVALVFSKFKFGHVSPMLILSTALIVGFGGLTIWLQDERFIQIKPTAIYLLFGVLLIGGWLRGKALLQILLEAAFEGLDREGWLKLSRNWGLFFFFMAALNEVLRMQLDFESWLWAKLWVFMPLSFLFTFTQLPMLMKHGLALEDRDEVVKDEPPTA; this is translated from the coding sequence ATGAGCGAGACTGACAGCAACACCGCGGCCAAGCCGAAACCCAAGACGGGCTGGCTCAACATTCTCGTCGATTATGGGCCGCTGCTGGTCTTCCTCGGCGTGTACAAGTTCTACCAGCCGCCCGAAACCTCGACCTTCGGCGAGATCGCGGCGGTCATCTACGGCACCATCGCCTTCATGATCGCGGCCGTAGTGGCGCTGGTCTTCAGCAAGTTCAAATTCGGCCATGTCAGCCCGATGCTGATTCTCTCGACCGCGCTGATCGTCGGCTTTGGCGGGCTGACGATCTGGCTGCAGGACGAAAGGTTCATCCAGATCAAGCCGACCGCGATCTACCTATTGTTCGGCGTGCTGCTGATCGGCGGCTGGCTGCGCGGCAAGGCGCTGCTGCAAATCCTGCTCGAGGCAGCCTTCGAAGGCCTCGACCGCGAAGGCTGGCTCAAGCTGTCGCGCAACTGGGGGCTGTTCTTCTTCTTCATGGCCGCGCTGAACGAAGTCTTGCGGATGCAACTGGACTTCGAAAGCTGGCTGTGGGCGAAGCTTTGGGTGTTCATGCCGCTCAGCTTCCTGTTTACCTTCACCCAATTGCCCATGCTGATGAAACACGGGCTGGCGCTGGAAGACCGCGATGAGGTGGTGAAGGACGAACCGCCGACCGCGTAA